The following proteins are encoded in a genomic region of Pelodictyon phaeoclathratiforme BU-1:
- a CDS encoding acetate/propionate family kinase, with translation MNPKKKILALNIGSSSIKFALYETGEGEVLLCTGSLTRIGHEKGAFSARDGQGSSLASASVSLSDHDAACAWLFSWILKQGEAYRPDAIGHRMVHGGPRYSSPQVVSPELIASLEELVPYAPEHLPQALKALSQAAKLFPGTLQVTCFDTSFHSSMPSVARFYPLPESIRSEGVQRYGFHGLSYEFLLDELEQQGGRDVAQGRVVFAHLGHGASMAAVKEGRSIDTTMGFSPAGGLVMSTRTGDLDPGVILFLLQQEKMSAAQIKEMVNRQSGLLGISGISDDMQVLLSMEQNLKAREAVDMFCYRAKMALGSYAAVMGGVDTLVFSGGIGEHAAEIRSRICEGLGFLGIAVELSRNVVSSPVISPDGSAVTVRVIATNEELMIVRHTLAILAGTVHRS, from the coding sequence ATGAATCCGAAAAAAAAGATTTTAGCGCTGAACATAGGCTCGTCGAGCATCAAATTTGCGCTGTACGAAACCGGTGAGGGCGAAGTGCTTCTGTGTACCGGTTCCCTGACGCGGATTGGCCATGAGAAAGGAGCCTTTTCTGCAAGGGACGGGCAGGGAAGCTCTCTTGCCAGTGCAAGCGTTTCCCTGTCGGATCATGACGCAGCTTGTGCCTGGCTTTTTTCCTGGATACTCAAGCAGGGTGAGGCATACAGGCCTGATGCCATCGGGCATCGCATGGTGCATGGTGGCCCCCGTTACTCAAGCCCGCAGGTTGTTTCTCCTGAGCTGATTGCCTCACTTGAGGAGCTGGTTCCCTATGCTCCCGAGCATCTGCCGCAGGCACTGAAGGCTCTCAGTCAGGCCGCGAAACTTTTTCCCGGAACGCTTCAGGTGACCTGCTTTGATACCTCGTTTCACTCCTCCATGCCATCGGTTGCACGCTTCTATCCGCTGCCGGAATCAATTCGTAGCGAGGGGGTGCAGCGTTACGGTTTTCATGGGCTCTCCTATGAGTTTTTATTGGACGAGCTTGAACAGCAGGGGGGCCGCGATGTGGCGCAGGGAAGAGTCGTCTTTGCCCATCTGGGTCATGGCGCCAGTATGGCCGCTGTGAAAGAGGGCAGAAGCATCGACACCACTATGGGCTTTTCTCCGGCTGGCGGGCTTGTGATGAGTACCCGCACCGGCGATCTCGATCCGGGGGTGATTCTCTTTCTCCTGCAGCAGGAGAAAATGAGTGCAGCACAGATCAAGGAGATGGTCAACCGTCAATCGGGGTTGCTCGGTATTTCAGGGATCAGTGATGACATGCAGGTGCTGCTTTCGATGGAACAGAACCTTAAAGCCCGCGAAGCTGTTGATATGTTCTGTTACAGGGCGAAAATGGCTCTTGGCTCTTATGCAGCGGTGATGGGTGGTGTAGATACCCTTGTTTTTTCAGGGGGGATCGGTGAACATGCCGCTGAAATTCGAAGTCGTATCTGCGAAGGGCTTGGTTTTCTCGGTATTGCTGTTGAGTTGTCCCGTAACGTTGTTTCATCACCGGTTATTTCGCCTGATGGCAGCGCGGTTACTGTCAGGGTTATTGCAACAAACGAAGAGCTGATGATTGTCCGGCATACTTTGGCCATTCTTGCCGGTACTGTTCACCGTTCGTAA